A window of the Lactuca sativa cultivar Salinas chromosome 5, Lsat_Salinas_v11, whole genome shotgun sequence genome harbors these coding sequences:
- the LOC128126218 gene encoding serine/threonine-protein kinase AtPK2/AtPK19-like encodes MVSSQLTALIENKPFKSSKNYFQFPKNPPNETSDTLELDFSDTFGPLPLPAGNSEIPSDDPVVIYSRSHSLVGPTSCVSHLLNLRKLTICETDESLEDFSDVIDKEIEEEDSENGCKVKTIGLEDFEVMKVVGQGAFGKVYQVRKRDSLEIYVMKVVRKDKTVEKNHAEYMKVEKDILTKIDHPFIVQLRYSFQTKYRLYLVLDFVNGGHLFFQLYHHGLFREDLARIYAAEIVSAVSHLHANGIMHRDLKPENILLDVDGHVLFFVFSLTNTHSSFIKHVSLFI; translated from the exons ATGGTTTCTTCTCAATTAACTGctttaattgaaaacaagccaTTCAAATCCTCCAAGAACTATTTCCAATTCCCAAAAAACCCTCCCAATGAAACATCAGATACTCTTGAATTGGACTTTTCTGATACATTTGGTCCTCTCCCACTGCCAGCTGGCAATTCTGAAATTCCAAGCGATGACCCTGTGGTCATTTACAGCCGTTCACATTCTTTAGTGGGTCCCACGTCATGTGTAAGCCACTTGCTGAATCTAAGGAAGTTAACCATATGTGAAACGGATGAATCATTGGAGGATTTCAGTGATGTGATAGATAAAGAGATTGAAGAAGAAGATTCTGAAAATGGTTGTAAGGTGAAAACCATAGGGCTTGAAGATTTTGAAGTCATGAAAGTTGTGGGGCAAGGGGCTTTTGGTAAAGTGTATCAAGTAAGAAAGAGAGATAGTTTGGAAATATATGTAATGAAAGTTGTGAGAAAAGATAAGACTGTGGAGAAAAATCATGCTGAGTATATGAAAGTAGAGAAAGATATCTTGACAAAGATTGATCATCCCTTTATTGTCCAGCTTCGTTACTCTTTCCAG ACAAAATATCGACTTTACCTCGTTTTGGACTTTGTGAATGGTGGACATCTTTTTTTCCAGCTATATCATCATGGACTGTTTCG AGAGGATTTGGCACGTATTTATGCTGCAGAGATTGTTTCAGCTGTTTCTCACCTTCATGCAAATGGGATAATGCATAGGGATCTTAAGCCTGAAAATATACTACTTGATGTGGATGGACATgtacttttttttgttttctcTCTCACAAACACACACAGTTCTTTTATTAAACATGTGAGTTTATTTATTTAG